DNA from Streptomyces sp. Edi4:
CTCGGTGCATGAGCGCGAGACGGTCGCAGTACTGGTCGGCCTCGTCCATGTGGTGGGTGGTCACGAGCACGGTCATGCCGGTGGCCCGGCGCACCGCGTCGATGTGCTCCCACACGCTGGTGCGGGCGATCGGGTCGAGGCCGATCGTCGGTTCGTCGAGTATGAGCAGGCGGGGCGCGCTGACCAGGGCCTGGGCCAGTTCGAGGCGGCGGATCATGCCGCCCGAGTACGTTCTGGCCATGCGGTCGGCCGCGTCGGTGAGCCCGACGGCGTACAGGGCCTGCTCGACGCGGCGGGCGCGTTCCTTGCGCGGGACGTCGAAGACGCGGGCGAACAGGGCCACGTTCTCGCGTCCGGTCAGGCCGGAGTCGGCCGACAACTGCTGGGGTACGTAGCCGAGCAGCCGGCGCACCGCCATCGGTTCCTTCGCCGCGTCGTGGCCGAACACCCGCACCCGGCCGGCCGGTACCGGCAGCAGGGTGGTGACGCAGCGGATCGCGGTGGTCTTGCCCGCGCCGTTGGGGCCGAGCAGTCCGAATACCTCGCCGGTGGCGACCGCGAGGTCGAGCCCGTCGACCGCCAAGGTCGCGCCGAAGGAGTAGGCGAGGCCGTCGCACCGGACGGCGTCGTCGTCGCTCATGAGCCCTCCACTTCCTCGTGCAGGTTCCGCGCGAGCCGGCGCAGCGCAGGCAGCGCCGCGTCGAGCGCGGCCCGGTCGGCCGGGTCCAGGCGCGTCACCTGGTCCCGTACGAGCGCCGCTCTGCGCTCGCGCCAGTCGCGGAGGCGGCCGGCGGCCGCGGGCGTGGCGTACAGCCGGGCCGAGCGGCGATCACCCGGGTCCGTCTCGCGCCGGACGTATCCGCCCCGCACCAGCTGGTTGACGAGCGTGGAGACCGAATTGCCCGCCAGATAGAGCTCCTTGGCAGCGGCCGACACACCGATGCCGGGACGGTCGAGGAGGAGCCGGAGCACGTCGATGTGGGCGCCGCGCAGGGGCGGGACGTCCAGGCCGGCGCGCAGCCGGCGCCGGATGAGCCGCTGGACACCGGCGAGCACATCGGCCAGGGAGTCGTCGAACGGTTCGGCGTCTTCCACAGCCGCAGAGGCAGCCATGGAACGATTTTATCTCTCAGTCAGAGGTATGTGCCAGACTCGGGCGCCCGCCGACCGCGCCCGGTGTGGCACCGCGCACATGTGGACCCCCTGTGAGAACGGCCCGGGGCCGCATGACATCTTTCCCCGGGGCCCTGTGCGCTCCACGCGACGCCATTCGTATCGGGCAGGGAAACAGGAGCTGAACTCACGTGCCGGCCATCAGTCAGAGGATGCATCTGATCCTGCTCTCGGCGTGGACAGCGCTGTGGTTCGCCGTGGTGGAGCCCAACGGTGGCTTCTCCTGGCACTATCTGCGGGCGGGCGGCGAACTCATCTACCAGGGCCCCTCCGGTGACGGCACCGGCGGCCTCAACCTCTACGCCCACCATCCCGAGCTCCAGATGGGTCCGGTCAGCTTCCTGACGGCCGGTCTCTTCAACCCCTTCCCCGAGCGGACCGGCCAGTTCCTCGCCGCGCTCCTGATGTCGGTGCTCGGCCTGGTGATCGTGGTCCTGGCCGGACGCAGTGCCGCCTGGTACTTCCTGGGCACCGGCACCAACCACCAACGGCTGCGCCAGCGTGTCCTGATCGCGGGCCTCGCCTTCATCCCGATGTGGATCGAGGTGTCGGTGCGTTTCGGTCACCTCGACGATGTGCTGGCCCTGTTCTTCACCGCACTCGCGGTCCGCTCGGTGACCCGCGACAGCCCGGTGGGCACCGGGGTGTGGCTGGCGCTCGCCATGGACTCCAAGCCGACGGCGGTCACCTTCGCCGCGCTGCTCTTCGCTCTGCCGCGCCACCAGTGGCTGAGGGCGGGGCTGTGGTGCGCGGCGGTGGTCGCGGTGGCGTGGGCGCCGTTCTTCCTCAGCAATCCGCACTCGATGTCGGCCGCCGGGTTCGCGATACCCAACCAGCCGGCGTCCGCGCTGCGCTGGCTGGGCGTCGCCGACCCCGAGACGCCCGGCTGGGACCGCCCCGCCCAGGCGGCGCTCGGTCTGCTGCTCGGCGCGGTCGCTGTGTGGCGGGGGCGGTGGGCGGCGGTGGTGCTGCTCGGGGCCAACGCGCGCATCGTCCTCGACCCCAGCGTGTACACCTACTACACGGCGTCGGTGCTGCTCGGGACGCTGCTGTGGGATGTGATCGGGCAGCGCAGGCTGGTGCCGTGGTGGAGCTGGCTCGCGCTGCTGACCCTGTACGGGAGCGTGTTCGTGGTGCCGGACGACGCGGCGCGGGGCCTGATCCGGCTGGCGTTCGTGATCGCGTCGACGGCCTATGTGCTCCTGTGGCCCCAGCGCGACCGGGGCCGCGACCGGCGGCGAAGGCGGCGCCCGGTCGCCGCCTGACGGGCGGCCGGTGACGCGGGCTCGTGAGACGCTGGACGTGACCGCACCGCCGGCTTCGCGAAGGGTCCCGCATGACTCGTCAGACGCGTACGGCCAAGGAGATCATCGCGGCGACGACCCGGGCGGTGGCCCCTTCGGCGGACGACAACGGGCTTCTGCCGCTGGTGGAGTCCGGCGACGCGCCGCTGTCCGCGCTCGCCGCTCTCGCCCTGGAGCAGCGCCACATCATCGCGTCGGACCGGCGCGCCTTCCTGATGCTCGCCGAGCGCTCGGGCCCGGGCTCCGCGTGCGCGGCGTTCTTCGGCGCACTCGCCGAGGGCGAGACGCTGGCGCTCGACCGGCTCGGGGCGTACGAGAGCGCCTGCGGGCTCACCCCTGAGGACATCGGACAGTACCTGCCACGGGCGGGCTGCCAGGCCTACCCCGCGTATGTGGCGTGGCTCGCCCTGAACGGCGAACCTCCGAGCGTGGCGCTTGCTCTGACCGCCAACTTCGCTGCCTGGGGCGCCTGTTGCGGCCGGATGGCGGCCGCGCTGCGCACCCGGTACGGCTTCTTGGACGAGGCGTGCGGCTTCTTCGACTTCTTCGCCGGCCCGGCGCCACAGCTGGCGGAGCTGGCGTCGGCGGCCGTCGCCTCGGGCGCGTGGGACGAGCACGGTGAGGGCGTGGGCGCGGGCGCGCACTACGGCCGGCTGCTCCAGACGTACGAGTCGATGTTCTGGAACACGCTCGCGCGGTGAGACGGGCCCGCTCAACGGGCGCCTGGACCACCACCGAGGTGGCACCCGTGCCACCCCTTTTCCGGGTGGTGGCCGGATCGAGGCGCGGGGACCCGGCGGTGGACGATCGAGGCGACCGACGTACCGCAAGGGGAGCGATCCCAACGGGGAGAGAAAATCATGCAGTTGTTCCAGAAGCCGGCCCGGTGGGCGGCGGCCGCCGCGTGCGCCCTGCTCGCCGCCGCCGCGCTGCCGGCCGCCGCGGCGAGCGCCGACACCGGCGCCGCCCCGCCCGTGCCCGGCCGCTACCGTCTCCAGCACCTCGACTGGCAGGCGTGCGACTCGGGCGCGCTGGAGTGCGCCACGATGGCCGTGCCCCGGGACTGGTACCACCCCGACGCGGGACCGGGCCTGAGCGTCCAGGTGTCGCGCCACCGGGCGACCGGCCCGGACAGGCGCGGCGTCCTGATGATGGCGGCGGGCGGCCCCGGCGCGTCGGGCCTCAACCGGCCCGCCACCCTGACCGGGCTGAGCCCGAAACTCGCGGCCGCCTACGACGTCGTCGGCTTCGACCAGCGCGGGGTGGGGGCGAGCACCAACGTCGTCTGCTCGGACCAGGACACGGTGGACGCCTTCTTCACCAGCGGTGATCTGCGCGACCGCTCGGCGGCCGCGATCGGGGCCACCTTCGACAGGGCCCGCGCCTTCGTGGCGGACTGCGAGCGCCACTCCGGCGGTCTGCTGCCCTACCTCACCACCGACCAGGCCGCGCACGACATGGACCTCTACCGCTCCCTGCTCGGCGTGGACAAGGTGTCGTACTACGGCCCGTCCTACGCCGGCGCGCTCGGGGCGTATTACGCCACCGAGTTCCCCCGCCACGTCGAACGGGTCGTCCTGGACAGCCCGGCGGACTTCACGCGCGGCTGGCAGTCGTTCCTGGTGGGCCAGCCGCTCAGTTTCCAGCGCCGCTTCGAGCGGGACTTCCTGCCCTGGCTGGCGAAGAACGACGCGACCTACCACCAGGGCGCCACGCCCGCCGATGCCAAGGCCTCCTACGAGCGGCTGCGGGCCACGCTGCGCGACCACCCGCTCGACCTCGACGGCACCCTCGTCACGCC
Protein-coding regions in this window:
- a CDS encoding ATP-binding cassette domain-containing protein, producing MSDDDAVRCDGLAYSFGATLAVDGLDLAVATGEVFGLLGPNGAGKTTAIRCVTTLLPVPAGRVRVFGHDAAKEPMAVRRLLGYVPQQLSADSGLTGRENVALFARVFDVPRKERARRVEQALYAVGLTDAADRMARTYSGGMIRRLELAQALVSAPRLLILDEPTIGLDPIARTSVWEHIDAVRRATGMTVLVTTHHMDEADQYCDRLALMHRGRVRALGTPEGLKAELRERTAATTPDAPPPTLEDVFRDIAGSGLDSQGGDFRDVRSTRRTAARLG
- a CDS encoding MarR family transcriptional regulator, with protein sequence MAASAAVEDAEPFDDSLADVLAGVQRLIRRRLRAGLDVPPLRGAHIDVLRLLLDRPGIGVSAAAKELYLAGNSVSTLVNQLVRGGYVRRETDPGDRRSARLYATPAAAGRLRDWRERRAALVRDQVTRLDPADRAALDAALPALRRLARNLHEEVEGS
- a CDS encoding transcriptional regulator, producing the protein MTRQTRTAKEIIAATTRAVAPSADDNGLLPLVESGDAPLSALAALALEQRHIIASDRRAFLMLAERSGPGSACAAFFGALAEGETLALDRLGAYESACGLTPEDIGQYLPRAGCQAYPAYVAWLALNGEPPSVALALTANFAAWGACCGRMAAALRTRYGFLDEACGFFDFFAGPAPQLAELASAAVASGAWDEHGEGVGAGAHYGRLLQTYESMFWNTLAR
- a CDS encoding alpha/beta hydrolase; the encoded protein is MQLFQKPARWAAAAACALLAAAALPAAAASADTGAAPPVPGRYRLQHLDWQACDSGALECATMAVPRDWYHPDAGPGLSVQVSRHRATGPDRRGVLMMAAGGPGASGLNRPATLTGLSPKLAAAYDVVGFDQRGVGASTNVVCSDQDTVDAFFTSGDLRDRSAAAIGATFDRARAFVADCERHSGGLLPYLTTDQAAHDMDLYRSLLGVDKVSYYGPSYAGALGAYYATEFPRHVERVVLDSPADFTRGWQSFLVGQPLSFQRRFERDFLPWLAKNDATYHQGATPADAKASYERLRATLRDHPLDLDGTLVTPNQLDAAATNALYDAGDRFEDFALLMGLLEHPESAPADARKNAAEQLAHVMGANFFADFFAVSCGDSPWRRDSRYWVRESAAATRVNPLAGARELTFGAICANWPRTGAPKVEVTGKGLPPVLVLASKLDPAAYYEGALRVHHALAGSRLITVDGGDHGQFQNGSACVDGAVEDYLLTGALPAKDTTCAGAPLPEPTARG